The proteins below come from a single Eucalyptus grandis isolate ANBG69807.140 chromosome 3, ASM1654582v1, whole genome shotgun sequence genomic window:
- the LOC104436719 gene encoding putative glycine-rich cell wall structural protein 1, with the protein MATPKLAMVMAFLLLTTSAVDVCAIRVARKDLGVDLGGIGVGIGAGIGLGGGGGGSGSGSSCGSCSGSGSGSGSGSGSGSVSGSGSGSSSGSGSGSGSSSGSESGSWSESGSGSGSGSGSGSGSSSEAGSHAGSYAGSREGCKGGSEAGSYAGSYAGSRAGSGSGSGRGGGYGRGFGRGGGSGGYGEGRGYGEGYGRGGGN; encoded by the coding sequence ATGGCAACTCCGAAACTAGCCATGGTCatggcttttcttcttctcacgaCTTCGGCCGTTGATGTGTGCGCGATCAGAGTGGCGAGAAAGGACTTGGGCGTGGACCTTGGAGGCATAGGGGTCGGCATTGGAGCCGGGATAGGGctaggaggtggcggcggcggatcTGGATCGGGTTCTAGCTGTGGCTCttgctccggctccggctctgggtccggctccggctccggctccggctccgtcTCCGGCTCCGGCTCTGGCTCTAGCTCAGGGTCTGGGTCCGGGTCTGGCTCTAGCTCTGGCTCTGAATCTGGCTCATGGTCTGAGTCCGGTTCTGGTTCTGGTTCAGGTTCAGGTTCAGGTTCGGGGTCGAGCTCGGAAGCGGGCTCGCACGCTGGGTCATATGCTGGGTCTAGGGAAGGTTGCAAGGGGGGATCCGAAGCAGGATCATATGCCGGGTCCTATGCAGGGTCCAGGGCTGGATCAGGCTCGGGCTCTGGACGAGGTGGCGGATACGGCAGGGGCTTCGGCAGAGGTGGCGGGTCGGGTGGCTACGGAGAAGGACGTGGATATGGAGAAGGGTATGGGAGGGGAGGTGGAAACTGA